The following coding sequences are from one uncultured Methanobrevibacter sp. window:
- a CDS encoding desulfoferrodoxin produces the protein MVKINEIYRCNHCGNMVEVIVEGAGELVCCGEAMELLEPRQLPEGGVKHIPVITKEDGKIVVTMGEEAHPMLEEHYINFVELIVGDQVYRANLKPGDEPKAVFDVNAEVEDVKAIEYCNIHGLWHS, from the coding sequence ATGGTTAAAATCAATGAAATTTACAGATGTAACCACTGTGGAAACATGGTAGAAGTTATTGTTGAAGGTGCTGGAGAATTAGTATGCTGTGGAGAAGCAATGGAACTTTTAGAACCTAGACAATTACCAGAAGGTGGAGTAAAACACATCCCAGTTATCACTAAAGAAGACGGCAAAATTGTCGTAACTATGGGAGAAGAAGCTCACCCAATGTTAGAGGAACATTACATTAACTTTGTTGAATTAATTGTAGGAGACCAAGTTTACCGTGCAAACTTAAAACCTGGTGATGAACCTAAAGCAGTATTCGATGTAAATGCAGAAGTTGAAGATGTAAAAGCTATTGAATATTGTAACATCCACGGTTTATGGCATTCCTAA
- a CDS encoding DUF2121 family protein yields the protein MSLIIAYVGKKGCVMAGDKRRIAYFGSKEERELLEQEIYTGEITSDEELYARAEELGISLKVTDDATKVKSVENVAVGEVSSRGTMETKRKRIYGTTNGFQIIELTGSEIVNSKKGESSIIVFGNKITKSLANEMLKKRWKPSFSLKYMGDIFGQIIDDISKKTPSLGTKYDVVIQQNNLSKDKVQDYLDEVIERDVNLLAKFRTKLREDLLKQNETIKLASTIIDEGPVGIVDSIDDKMIQVKLNPDVRAFDINWKLLAKPSENVIMFVEGEDDALLKDQVVIENEVLCIKRNKANLKCDIILCHLE from the coding sequence ATGAGTTTAATTATTGCTTATGTAGGAAAGAAAGGATGTGTAATGGCAGGAGATAAGAGAAGAATTGCCTATTTCGGTTCTAAAGAGGAACGTGAACTTTTAGAACAGGAAATTTACACCGGTGAAATTACCAGTGATGAAGAATTATACGCAAGAGCCGAAGAGCTTGGGATAAGCCTTAAAGTTACAGATGATGCAACTAAAGTAAAAAGTGTAGAAAATGTAGCTGTAGGAGAGGTCAGTTCAAGAGGAACTATGGAAACCAAAAGGAAAAGAATTTACGGTACAACCAACGGTTTCCAGATTATTGAGTTAACTGGATCTGAAATAGTTAATTCAAAAAAAGGAGAGTCCTCAATTATCGTATTTGGTAATAAGATTACAAAATCATTAGCTAATGAAATGCTTAAGAAAAGATGGAAACCTAGTTTTAGCTTGAAATATATGGGAGATATCTTCGGTCAAATCATAGATGATATTTCTAAAAAAACTCCTTCTTTAGGTACTAAATATGATGTTGTCATCCAACAAAACAACTTGTCTAAAGACAAAGTTCAAGATTATTTAGATGAAGTAATTGAAAGAGATGTAAATCTTTTAGCTAAGTTTAGAACAAAACTCCGAGAGGATTTATTAAAACAAAATGAGACAATTAAATTAGCATCTACAATAATAGATGAGGGTCCTGTTGGAATTGTTGATTCAATTGATGATAAGATGATTCAAGTGAAATTAAATCCTGATGTAAGGGCATTTGACATCAATTGGAAACTTCTTGCAAAACCTAGTGAAAATGTTATCATGTTTGTTGAAGGTGAAGATGATGCATTATTAAAGGACCAAGTTGTTATTGAAAATGAAGTTTTATGCATTAAACGTAATAAGGCTAATTTAAAATGTGATATTATTTTATGTCATCTTGAATAA
- a CDS encoding MBL fold metallo-hydrolase: MKITFLGSGGGRFATISQKRMTGGFRIDDFGGKNYQVDPGPGALVRSYQFGVNPTKIDGVFISHSHTDHYNDAEIFIEAMTRGMTKNNGIIMGSQTVFEKFQRWGPAISSYHKSNSKNLILTPNKIARFPSFTIKGTETRHGDPTGVGFQIENNGFKISYTSDTEYFDELPKYHKNADILIGSVLRPGPRSIRGHMCTDNFIDIVEQVKPSLAIMTHFGFKMIAANPVEEAIRVSKKTGVRTLAAFDGMKVDINEKYPERSKMIRLKDRFANRIKQEDVYSLNFESKPNKKRNNKKNNYNN; this comes from the coding sequence ATGAAAATTACATTTTTAGGCTCTGGAGGTGGTAGATTTGCCACCATCAGTCAGAAAAGAATGACTGGGGGCTTTAGAATTGATGATTTCGGAGGAAAAAATTATCAAGTCGACCCAGGTCCTGGAGCATTGGTCAGATCGTATCAGTTTGGAGTAAATCCAACAAAAATTGATGGGGTTTTTATTTCACATTCCCATACAGACCATTATAATGATGCTGAAATATTTATTGAAGCAATGACAAGGGGAATGACAAAGAATAATGGTATCATCATGGGGAGCCAAACCGTTTTTGAAAAGTTCCAACGTTGGGGTCCTGCTATTTCAAGTTATCATAAAAGCAATTCTAAAAATCTGATTTTAACCCCTAATAAAATAGCACGTTTTCCTTCATTTACCATTAAAGGTACTGAAACAAGGCATGGTGACCCTACAGGTGTTGGTTTCCAAATAGAGAATAATGGCTTTAAGATTTCATATACCTCTGACACTGAATATTTTGATGAATTGCCTAAATATCATAAAAATGCAGACATTTTAATAGGTAGTGTTTTAAGACCAGGCCCAAGATCCATTAGGGGACATATGTGCACTGATAATTTCATTGATATTGTTGAGCAAGTCAAGCCAAGTTTAGCGATTATGACCCACTTTGGTTTCAAGATGATTGCGGCAAATCCAGTTGAAGAGGCAATAAGAGTCTCTAAAAAGACTGGAGTTAGAACATTAGCTGCTTTTGATGGTATGAAAGTGGATATCAATGAGAAATATCCTGAACGTTCTAAAATGATTCGTCTTAAGGACAGGTTTGCAAATCGCATAAAACAAGAGGATGTATATTCCCTTAATTTCGAATCAAAACCCAATAAAAAAAGGAATAATAAGAAAAATAATTATAATAATTAA